One part of the Malus sylvestris chromosome 2, drMalSylv7.2, whole genome shotgun sequence genome encodes these proteins:
- the LOC126613701 gene encoding uncharacterized protein LOC126613701, whose amino-acid sequence MRKKLDTRFPAARIKKIMQADEDVGKIALAVPVLVSKALELFLQDLCDRTYEITLQRGAKTMNSLHLKHCVQSYNVFDFLRDIVSRVPDYGHGHSDAAADDRTISKRRKPPGDECNDSDEELKRSKMLEINHGSSSGRGRGRGRGRGRGRGRPAEREISHHETESEPCTSLQQTIIPNPNPGMVADDVSESKDVLRENVTVPDETDPAVRNFDLNADVNDNEDTKAAARAAQAGAMASQAAPVASQAAPMAAQAGAMASQAAPEASQAAPMAAQASSAGPISEPKHEEYPGWSLADVDRMAIDPLQLANLSRRLDEDEEDYDEEG is encoded by the exons ATGAGGAAGAAGCTGGATACCCGTTTCCCTGCT GCCCGGATTAAAAAGATTATGCAAGCTGATGAGGACGTTGGGAAGATAGCATTAGCGGTGCCTGTTTTAGTGT CTAAAGCGTTGGAGCTATTTTTGCAAGACCTTTGTGACCGTACCTATGAGATAACCCTCCAAAGAGGAGCTAAAACCATGAACTCACTGCATCT AAAGCATTGTGTACAGAGCTATAATGTGTTTGATTTTCTGAGGGACATCGTCAGCAGAGTTCCGGACTATGGTCATGGTCATTCTGATGCTGCTGCTGATGACCGAACCATTTCAAAAAGAAG AAAACCACCAGGTGATGAATGCAATGACAGTGATGAAGAATTGAAGAGGAGCAAGATG CTTGAGATAAACCATGGCAGCAGCAGTGGCAGAGGGAGAGGCCGGGGTCGAGGACGAGGCCGTGGACGTGGTCGGCCAGCTGAAAGAGAGATTTCACACCATGAGACTGAATCTGAACCCTGCACATCTCTTCAGCAGACCATTATACCTAATCCAAACCCTGGAATGGTGGCGGATGATGTTTCCGAGTCGAAGGATGTATTGAGGGAAAATGTCACTGTCCCTGATGAAACTGATCCAGCAGTTCGAAATTTTGATCTGAATGCTGATGTAAATGATAACGAGGACACAAAAGCTGCAGCAAGAGCAGCCCAAGCTGGAGCAATGGCATCCCAAGCAGCCCCAGTGGCATCCCAAGCAGCCCCAATGGCAGCCCAAGCTGGAGCAATGGCATCCCAAGCAGCCCCAGAGGCATCCCAAGCAGCCCCAATGGCAGCCCAAGCCTCATCAGCCGGACCTATTTCCGAGCCTAAACATGAAGAATATCCTGGGTGGTCTCTCGCTGATGTGGATAGAATGGCCATTGATCCTCTTCAACTTGCAAATCTGAGCAGAAGGCTAGACGAGGATGAAGAAGATTATGACGAAGAGGGCTGA
- the LOC126613698 gene encoding rust resistance kinase Lr10-like isoform X2, protein MAAIRVLPFTSSLFTVFLVVGFFCVVCSAKDDRHHCAPSSCGIIPNISYPFRLKHDPDNCGDQWYNLSCENNRTVLYLYSGKYHVQAINYDNYKIRVVDANLREDDCSSMPHYSLAQFNFSDQDPYNIREGTKNRSGKFNYIEISKPIIFLTCETQVNSPVYVDTAPCTSPMSSSSGHGFVKIGHLNASDMRDLCRIDLTVATSWPGAKDMNVSYIDIHKELVYGFELSWLQSKSRHSWSTCYIDYDTGKAACSSNSFMKMFIYGYLLLILVFGARTVFGVPCVIVFLIYKWKRRHLSMYVLIEEFLQSHNNLMPIRYSYSDIKKMTRGFKDKLGEGGYGSVYKGKLRSGRFVGIKMLGKSKATGQDFINEVGTIGRIHHVNVVQLIGYCVEGSKRALVYEFMSNGSLDRHIFSKEGPVSLSFKRAFEISLGVARGIGYLHQGCDMQILHFDIKPHNILLDDNYVPKISDFGLARLCPLDDSSLKLTAARGTIGYIAPELFYKNIGGVSNKADIYSFGMLLMEIAGRRKNLNTVAAHESQIYFPSWVYDQFSEGNDIEIEDATEEENEITKKMLIVALWCIQFKPSDRPASMNKVVEMLEGEIGCLEMPPKPFLYPQEKPVVDDEDDSERTWSSGPSKDDVQESQSLIQNADGIM, encoded by the exons ATGGCTGCCATAAGAGTGCTACCCTTTACATCTAGTTTATTCACAGTATTTCTAGTTGTTGGCTTTTTCTGTGTAGTTTGCAGTGCTAAGGATGATCGTCATCACTGTGCACCTTCTTCCTGTGGAATCATCCCCAACATAAGCTACCCCTTCCGACTGAAACATGACCCGGACAACTGTGGTGACCAGTGGTATAACCTGTCTTGTGAGAATAATCGAACAGTATTGTACTTGTATTCAGGAAAATACCATGTCCAGGCAATCAATTATGATAACTACAAAATCCGAGTTGTGGACGCCAATCTTCGTGAGGATGACTGCTCTTCAATGCCTCATTATTCATTGGCTCAATTTAACTTCAGTGACCAGGATCCATATAACATTCGGGAAGGGACAAAAAATAGGAGTGGGAAGTTCAATTACATCGAAATATCGAAGCCTATAATTTTCCTGACATGTGAAACCCAAGTGAATTCTCCTGTCTATGTGGATACTGCACCTTGCACTAGTCCTATGAGCAGCTCAAGTGGCCATGGTTTTGTAAAGATTGGACATTTAAATGCCTCAGATATGAGGGATTTGTGCCGAATAGATCTTACAGTTGCGACATCATGGCCTGGTGCAAAGGACATGAACGTCTCCTACATAGACATCCACAAAGAGCTAGTCTATGGGTTTGAACTTTCATGGTTGCAGAGCAAAAGCAGACATAGTTGGAGTACTTGCTACATCGATTACGACACAGGGAAAGCAGCTTGTAGTTCTAACA GCTTCATGAAGATGTTCATTTACGGCTACCTACTAC TTATATTGGTTTTTGGAGCAAGAACTGTATTCGGCGTTCCGTGTGTTATTGTGTTTTTAATCTATAAATGGAAAAGGCGGCACTTATCAATGTATGTCCTTATTGAAGAATTCTTGCAAAGTCACAACAACCTCATGCCAATAAGGTACTCCTACTCGGACATCAAGAAAATGACTAGAGGATTCAAGGACAAATTGGGCGAAGGAGGTTACGGCTCTGTCTACAAAGGAAAGCTTCGTAGCGGCCGCTTTGTGGGGATTAAGATGCTGGGTAAGTCCAAAGCTACTGGACAAGATTTTATCAATGAAGTTGGTACCATTGGAAGGATTCATCATGTAAACGTGGTGCAACTAATTGGGTACTGTGTCGAGGGGTCAAAGCGTGCTCTTGTATACGAGTTCATGTCAAATGGATCTCTCGATAGACACATATTTTCCAAAGAAGGGCCCGTCTCCTTGAGTTTCAAGAGAGCTTTTGAAATTTCACTTGGTGTGGCTCGTGGCATCGGTTATCTACATCAAGGATGTGACATGCAGATTTTGCATTTTGATATCAAGCCTCACAACATTCTTCTCGATGACAATTATGTTCCCAAGATTTCTGATTTTGGGCTAGCTAGACTCTGTCCATTAGATGATAGCAGCTTAAAGTTGACCGCAGCAAGAGGAACTATCGGATACATAGCTCCTGAGTTATTCTACAAAAATATTGGAGGTGTGTCTAACAAAGCAGACATCTATAGTTTCGGAATGCTACTGATGGAAATTGCAGGCAGAAGAAAGAACTTGAACACAGTTGCAGCACATGAAAGCCAAATTTACTTTCCTTCATGGGTTTATGACCAATTCAGCGAAGGAAACGACATAGAAATTGAAGATGCCAcggaagaagaaaatgagataACAAAGAAGATGCTTATTGTTGCTCTATGGTGCATCCAATTCAAGCCTAGTGACCGTCCTGCTTCGATGAACAAAGTAGTAGAGATGCTCGAAGGAGAAATTGGGTGTCTTGAAATGCCTCCAAAGCCTTTCCTATACCCACAAGAGAAACCAGTggtggatgatgaagatgattcaGAAAGAACATGGTCATCAGGACCATCAAAAGATGACGTCCAAGAGTCTCAAAGTTTAATTCAGAATGCTGATGGAATAATGTAG
- the LOC126613698 gene encoding rust resistance kinase Lr10-like isoform X1: MAAIRVLPFTSSLFTVFLVVGFFCVVCSAKDDRHHCAPSSCGIIPNISYPFRLKHDPDNCGDQWYNLSCENNRTVLYLYSGKYHVQAINYDNYKIRVVDANLREDDCSSMPHYSLAQFNFSDQDPYNIREGTKNRSGKFNYIEISKPIIFLTCETQVNSPVYVDTAPCTSPMSSSSGHGFVKIGHLNASDMRDLCRIDLTVATSWPGAKDMNVSYIDIHKELVYGFELSWLQSKSRHSWSTCYIDYDTGKAACSSNSFMKMFIYGYLLPILYYSLYFFILVFGARTVFGVPCVIVFLIYKWKRRHLSMYVLIEEFLQSHNNLMPIRYSYSDIKKMTRGFKDKLGEGGYGSVYKGKLRSGRFVGIKMLGKSKATGQDFINEVGTIGRIHHVNVVQLIGYCVEGSKRALVYEFMSNGSLDRHIFSKEGPVSLSFKRAFEISLGVARGIGYLHQGCDMQILHFDIKPHNILLDDNYVPKISDFGLARLCPLDDSSLKLTAARGTIGYIAPELFYKNIGGVSNKADIYSFGMLLMEIAGRRKNLNTVAAHESQIYFPSWVYDQFSEGNDIEIEDATEEENEITKKMLIVALWCIQFKPSDRPASMNKVVEMLEGEIGCLEMPPKPFLYPQEKPVVDDEDDSERTWSSGPSKDDVQESQSLIQNADGIM; this comes from the exons ATGGCTGCCATAAGAGTGCTACCCTTTACATCTAGTTTATTCACAGTATTTCTAGTTGTTGGCTTTTTCTGTGTAGTTTGCAGTGCTAAGGATGATCGTCATCACTGTGCACCTTCTTCCTGTGGAATCATCCCCAACATAAGCTACCCCTTCCGACTGAAACATGACCCGGACAACTGTGGTGACCAGTGGTATAACCTGTCTTGTGAGAATAATCGAACAGTATTGTACTTGTATTCAGGAAAATACCATGTCCAGGCAATCAATTATGATAACTACAAAATCCGAGTTGTGGACGCCAATCTTCGTGAGGATGACTGCTCTTCAATGCCTCATTATTCATTGGCTCAATTTAACTTCAGTGACCAGGATCCATATAACATTCGGGAAGGGACAAAAAATAGGAGTGGGAAGTTCAATTACATCGAAATATCGAAGCCTATAATTTTCCTGACATGTGAAACCCAAGTGAATTCTCCTGTCTATGTGGATACTGCACCTTGCACTAGTCCTATGAGCAGCTCAAGTGGCCATGGTTTTGTAAAGATTGGACATTTAAATGCCTCAGATATGAGGGATTTGTGCCGAATAGATCTTACAGTTGCGACATCATGGCCTGGTGCAAAGGACATGAACGTCTCCTACATAGACATCCACAAAGAGCTAGTCTATGGGTTTGAACTTTCATGGTTGCAGAGCAAAAGCAGACATAGTTGGAGTACTTGCTACATCGATTACGACACAGGGAAAGCAGCTTGTAGTTCTAACA GCTTCATGAAGATGTTCATTTACGGCTACCTACTAC CTATCTTATATTATTCGCTCTACTTTT TTATATTGGTTTTTGGAGCAAGAACTGTATTCGGCGTTCCGTGTGTTATTGTGTTTTTAATCTATAAATGGAAAAGGCGGCACTTATCAATGTATGTCCTTATTGAAGAATTCTTGCAAAGTCACAACAACCTCATGCCAATAAGGTACTCCTACTCGGACATCAAGAAAATGACTAGAGGATTCAAGGACAAATTGGGCGAAGGAGGTTACGGCTCTGTCTACAAAGGAAAGCTTCGTAGCGGCCGCTTTGTGGGGATTAAGATGCTGGGTAAGTCCAAAGCTACTGGACAAGATTTTATCAATGAAGTTGGTACCATTGGAAGGATTCATCATGTAAACGTGGTGCAACTAATTGGGTACTGTGTCGAGGGGTCAAAGCGTGCTCTTGTATACGAGTTCATGTCAAATGGATCTCTCGATAGACACATATTTTCCAAAGAAGGGCCCGTCTCCTTGAGTTTCAAGAGAGCTTTTGAAATTTCACTTGGTGTGGCTCGTGGCATCGGTTATCTACATCAAGGATGTGACATGCAGATTTTGCATTTTGATATCAAGCCTCACAACATTCTTCTCGATGACAATTATGTTCCCAAGATTTCTGATTTTGGGCTAGCTAGACTCTGTCCATTAGATGATAGCAGCTTAAAGTTGACCGCAGCAAGAGGAACTATCGGATACATAGCTCCTGAGTTATTCTACAAAAATATTGGAGGTGTGTCTAACAAAGCAGACATCTATAGTTTCGGAATGCTACTGATGGAAATTGCAGGCAGAAGAAAGAACTTGAACACAGTTGCAGCACATGAAAGCCAAATTTACTTTCCTTCATGGGTTTATGACCAATTCAGCGAAGGAAACGACATAGAAATTGAAGATGCCAcggaagaagaaaatgagataACAAAGAAGATGCTTATTGTTGCTCTATGGTGCATCCAATTCAAGCCTAGTGACCGTCCTGCTTCGATGAACAAAGTAGTAGAGATGCTCGAAGGAGAAATTGGGTGTCTTGAAATGCCTCCAAAGCCTTTCCTATACCCACAAGAGAAACCAGTggtggatgatgaagatgattcaGAAAGAACATGGTCATCAGGACCATCAAAAGATGACGTCCAAGAGTCTCAAAGTTTAATTCAGAATGCTGATGGAATAATGTAG
- the LOC126613703 gene encoding cysteine proteinase inhibitor 6-like — MKSESYISLLIASFFVLLLPAFSSAAEESSTPIGCGHTSHRNMATLGGVHESHGAQNSAEVEDLARFAVQEHNNKENALLEFVSVVKAKEQVVAGTLHHLTIEAIEAGKKKLYQAKVWVKPWMGFKEVQEFKHADEEETPSVTSSDLGVKQGGHPPGWQSVPPHDPQVQDAANHAVKSLQQRSNSLLPYELQEVVHAQAEVAEEHAKFNMLLKVKRGSKEEKFKAEVHKNMEGTFSLNQMEADHS; from the exons ATGAAATCGGAATCTTATATTTCTCTATTAATTGCTTCCTTCttcgtcctcctcctccccGCATTCTCATCCGCCGCCGAAGAATCATCAACCCCAATCGGCTGCGGCCACACCTCCCACCGCAACATGGCCACACTCGGCGGAGTCCACGAGTCCCACGGCGCCCAAAACAGCGCCGAAGTTGAAGACCTCGCTCGCTTCGCAGTCCAAGAACACAACAACAAGGAG AATGCTCTGCTCGAATTTGTGAGTGTTGTGAAGGCGAAAGAGCAGGTGGTTGCCGGAACTCTGCACCATCTGACAATCGAGGCGATCGAGGCCGGCAAGAAGAAGCTGTACCAAGCAAAGGTGTGGGTGAAGCCTTGGATGGGCTTCAAGGAAGTGCAGGAGTTCAAGCACGCTGATGAGGAGGAAACGCCGTCGGTTACATCTTCCGATCTTGGCGTCAAGCAAGGCGGTCATCCTCCTGGGTGGCAATCTGTGCCGCCGCATGACCCGCAGGTGCAGGATGCGGCTAACCATGCTGTTAAGTCCCTCCAGCAGAGGTCTAATTCCTTGTTGCCTTATGAGCTTCAAGAAGTTGTTCACGCTCAGGCTGAG GTGGCAGAAGAGCATGCAAAGTTTAACATGCTTCTGAAGGTGAAGAGGGGAAGCAAAGAAGAGAAGTTTAAAGCCGAAGTGCATAAGAATATGGAAGGCACCTTCAGTCTGAATCAGATGGAGGCAGATCACTCCTAA